In Cystobacter ferrugineus, the DNA window GATACTGTCCTGCTGCGTCGCCAACACGCAGCGGCAACTCGACGATGCGCTGCGCATCCGCGCGGCCGTCTTCGGTACGGAGTTGGGACTGCTCGGAAGCGCCACGACGCTCCGGGAGGTGAACGGCTTCGACACCCTGGAGACCACCGTGCATCTCGTCGTCTACGCGGACGAGATGCCAGTCGCCACCACACGGTTGCTGTTGCCCAACCCCGAGGTGGCGCTCGCCACGGGTGAGCACCTGGGCATCGACCTGGAGCGGAAGCTGGATCTGTCCAGCATGAGCGGACCGGGACTGGTGTTCGCGGAGAGCACGCGCTTCTGCGTCCTCAAGGAGTGGCGCCATTCCGAGGCACTCGTGTGGCTCCAGGCCGGGCTCTACGCGGAGAGCCGTCGGCGGGCAGTCACCCACTGGATCGCCTCCGCGAACATGGAGACGGACTCAGCCGAGGACGCCCGGCTCATCTACCAGGTGGCGGCGTACCAGGGATTGGTGAGCCAGCGCTGGCGAGCGCGAGCCCACACGCCCCCGGAGCCCCCCTCCACGCCGAGCACGTTCCACTTCACCCCTTCGGAGCGGTTGCGCGCCCGGCAGGGGCAATTCGAGGGGCTGCGGATGCCCCGGGTGCTGTCGTTCTTCGCCCACAAGATGGGGGCGCGCTTCATCGCCGAGCCACTCTACGACGAAGGATTCCGTCGCTTCTCCCTGCCGCTCGTCGCGGCACTGGATGAGATTCCCGCCAGGACCCAGGCCCGCTTCGACGCCCTGGGCCTAGACGCCGCCCGTCACGCCCGGGCCTGACCCACTCCACACAACCTTCCCTTTCACCCCCTTGGGAGCCACGGCGCCCAGGACAGGAGACGTACATGCACACGCAGTCCGAAACACAGACCCAGATGGATTGGACGAAGGCCCTGGAGCAGGAGGCTCGTGCGCTCGTGGAAGAGCTGGACGCACACCCCGCCGCCCGGCGCCTCTTCGAGGGGAGCATCGATACCGATAGCTACGCCCACTACCTGGTGCAGAGCTACCACTACGTGCGGTGGACCACGCCGCTGCTGGTGG includes these proteins:
- a CDS encoding GNAT family N-acetyltransferase, which produces MTILSCCVANTQRQLDDALRIRAAVFGTELGLLGSATTLREVNGFDTLETTVHLVVYADEMPVATTRLLLPNPEVALATGEHLGIDLERKLDLSSMSGPGLVFAESTRFCVLKEWRHSEALVWLQAGLYAESRRRAVTHWIASANMETDSAEDARLIYQVAAYQGLVSQRWRARAHTPPEPPSTPSTFHFTPSERLRARQGQFEGLRMPRVLSFFAHKMGARFIAEPLYDEGFRRFSLPLVAALDEIPARTQARFDALGLDAARHARA